The Metabacillus schmidteae genome has a segment encoding these proteins:
- a CDS encoding glycosyltransferase family 2 protein — protein sequence MSYPILTIVVPCYNEEEVLPETITVLIEELNELIEKTVVSEDSRILFVDDGSKDRTWSIVYKNSLENRNVHGLKLARNVGHQNALLAGLITACKTSDCVISIDADLQDDVCVIRDFVKKFKEGFDIVYGVRKKRDTDKLFKKATAIGFYKIMQKLGVNLIYNHADFRLMSKRAIQELEKFEEVNLFLRGIVPLIGFSSTSVHYDRKERFAGDTKYPLKKMLSFAFEGITSFSITPIRFVMLVGILSFITSLLFGTYFITLKFLGETQTGWTSLITSIWLIGGLQLIAIGLIGEYIGKVYKESKRRPRYSIDINTLNLTQQLIERNLETNGGDHRELL from the coding sequence ATGAGTTATCCTATTTTAACAATTGTTGTACCATGCTATAACGAGGAGGAAGTGTTACCAGAGACAATAACGGTGTTAATTGAGGAATTAAATGAATTAATTGAGAAAACCGTTGTATCTGAAGATAGTAGAATCTTGTTTGTTGATGATGGAAGTAAAGATAGAACATGGTCGATTGTATATAAAAATAGTCTGGAAAATAGAAATGTACACGGATTAAAATTGGCGAGAAATGTAGGTCATCAAAATGCACTATTGGCTGGATTAATCACCGCTTGCAAAACATCAGATTGCGTTATTTCCATTGATGCAGATTTGCAGGATGATGTGTGTGTAATTAGGGATTTCGTGAAAAAGTTTAAGGAAGGATTTGATATTGTCTATGGAGTAAGGAAAAAAAGGGATACTGATAAATTGTTTAAGAAAGCCACTGCAATAGGATTCTATAAAATCATGCAGAAGCTAGGGGTAAACCTTATTTATAATCATGCAGATTTTCGGTTAATGAGCAAGAGGGCGATTCAAGAGTTAGAAAAGTTTGAGGAAGTAAATTTGTTTTTAAGGGGAATTGTTCCTTTAATAGGTTTTTCGTCAACATCTGTTCACTATGATCGTAAAGAAAGGTTTGCGGGCGATACAAAATATCCATTGAAAAAAATGCTATCATTTGCATTTGAAGGTATTACGTCATTTTCTATTACTCCTATAAGATTTGTTATGTTAGTAGGAATTCTATCTTTTATCACTAGCCTGTTATTTGGCACTTATTTTATTACATTAAAATTTTTAGGAGAAACACAAACTGGCTGGACATCGCTTATTACGTCTATTTGGTTAATAGGAGGATTACAGCTAATTGCAATAGGATTGATTGGGGAATATATCGGCAAGGTCTATAAAGAATCTAAAAGGAGACCAAGATACAGTATTGATATTAATACACTTAATTTGACACAACAATTGATTGAAAGGAATTTAGAAACTAATGGTGGAGATCATAGAGAATTACTTTAA
- a CDS encoding DUF6044 family protein → MNKEKFLILFALFIIFIYLSPLFLLGENAHIRVHDNLDSNLAWYKVLSESGQLLSSTNDVVPQVINGLPRNAYGTEFSLIVWLYEVFPTMIAYALSQTITRVFAFIGMYLLLKDHFLKKEYHLISVGVALAFALTPFWPSGMLSTLGMPLALWSFLHIRNGTRSWKQFVVLTLLPLYSSIVLGFFFFLFGMGVFWVIDFIRGKRNYYFLLALCYMTALYLIVEYRLVYSFIFDDEPNSRDEYFHARLSLWRVIRLTFKNFVLGHTHVMTVHGIFVLAVTIISFAIIISKKLWKEEKIFIYFLILNFLLSAWYAFWFYKGWLPLTKRFHVMDTFNFARFHFLRPMVIYVGFALGLKIIWNYRKSWRSYATFFIIAQIILLFCFNDEIIYHKKPSVKEFYAEELFEEIKHYIGLPQEEYRVVSIGIHPAISQYNGFYTLDTYNNFYPLSYKYKFRPIIEKELEKNKTIRTYFDEWGGRCYIFTDELGKHYMFKKNSKKTLKNLELNTGALKELGGAYIFSAVPIENSDMNQLELERTFQTKSAAWKIYLYKVL, encoded by the coding sequence ATGAATAAAGAAAAATTTCTAATCCTATTTGCCTTATTTATTATCTTTATATACCTATCTCCATTATTTCTTTTAGGTGAGAATGCCCATATTCGTGTTCATGACAATTTGGATTCAAATTTAGCTTGGTATAAGGTTTTAAGTGAAAGTGGACAATTATTAAGTTCAACTAATGATGTTGTTCCCCAAGTAATTAATGGACTCCCAAGAAATGCATATGGAACTGAATTCAGTTTGATTGTGTGGTTGTATGAAGTATTTCCAACTATGATTGCATATGCACTGAGTCAAACAATTACCAGGGTATTTGCCTTTATCGGAATGTATTTACTCCTAAAGGATCACTTCTTAAAGAAAGAATATCATCTGATTTCTGTTGGGGTTGCATTAGCGTTTGCATTAACACCTTTCTGGCCTTCTGGAATGCTTAGTACGTTAGGAATGCCACTGGCTCTTTGGTCTTTTTTACATATTAGAAACGGAACTAGATCGTGGAAGCAATTTGTTGTATTAACGCTTCTACCTTTGTACTCAAGTATAGTTTTAGGCTTCTTCTTTTTTTTATTTGGTATGGGTGTTTTTTGGGTTATCGATTTTATTAGAGGAAAACGAAATTATTATTTTCTTCTTGCTCTTTGTTACATGACTGCACTGTATTTAATTGTTGAGTATCGTTTAGTATACTCTTTCATATTTGATGATGAGCCAAATAGCAGGGATGAATATTTTCATGCGAGACTTTCTTTGTGGAGGGTTATTCGATTAACATTTAAAAATTTTGTTCTAGGCCACACACATGTGATGACAGTCCATGGGATTTTTGTGTTAGCCGTTACTATTATTTCTTTTGCTATCATAATTTCTAAAAAATTATGGAAGGAAGAAAAGATCTTTATATATTTCTTAATTCTAAATTTCTTGTTATCTGCATGGTATGCATTTTGGTTTTACAAGGGCTGGTTACCATTAACAAAAAGATTCCATGTCATGGATACATTTAATTTTGCGAGATTTCATTTTTTAAGACCAATGGTTATATATGTTGGATTTGCTTTAGGACTTAAGATTATTTGGAATTACAGGAAAAGCTGGAGGTCATATGCGACATTCTTTATCATTGCGCAGATTATCTTACTTTTCTGTTTTAATGATGAAATTATTTATCATAAAAAACCTTCAGTAAAAGAGTTTTATGCTGAAGAACTGTTTGAAGAGATTAAACATTATATCGGCTTGCCGCAAGAAGAATACAGGGTAGTAAGTATTGGTATACATCCGGCAATTTCTCAATATAACGGTTTTTATACTCTTGATACGTATAATAATTTCTACCCTCTATCATATAAGTACAAATTTAGGCCCATTATTGAAAAGGAGCTTGAGAAAAATAAAACCATTCGGACTTACTTTGATGAGTGGGGTGGCCGTTGTTATATATTCACAGATGAGCTTGGAAAGCATTATATGTTTAAAAAAAATTCAAAGAAAACATTAAAAAACCTTGAATTAAACACAGGAGCATTAAAAGAATTAGGTGGAGCTTATATATTTTCAGCTGTACCTATAGAGAACAGTGATATGAATCAATTGGAATTAGAAAGGACCTTTCAAACAAAGTCAGCTGCATGGAAAATTTACTTATATAAAGTCTTATAA
- a CDS encoding NETI motif-containing protein — protein sequence MTAKPKKKKFIVEENETIDDCLNRMSKEGYMPVRRTEQPIFKEEVRDNVVEHIPCGRMITFEGKLL from the coding sequence ATGACAGCAAAGCCAAAAAAGAAAAAGTTTATTGTTGAGGAGAATGAAACAATTGATGATTGTCTTAACAGAATGAGTAAGGAAGGATATATGCCGGTTAGAAGAACGGAGCAGCCCATTTTTAAGGAAGAGGTCCGAGATAATGTAGTTGAACATATCCCATGTGGAAGAATGATTACATTTGAAGGGAAACTATTGTAA
- a CDS encoding class I SAM-dependent methyltransferase, which yields MTRRNQWDAHLYDQHHSFVSEYGHDLVKLLNPTSGERILDVGCGTGDLMNTLVDFGVDGLGVDQSETMVVKAKEKYPELSFEVKDVLELDFQGEFDAVFSNATLHWVKEPKLALEKMYESLKVGGRFVAEFGGAGNVELILNEFRKQCQQEGYSVTNESLPWYFPTIGQYTSLMEAVGFQVTCAVHFNRPTVLDGEDGLRNWLHMFMPNFLHSLPDDVEMRVLTNVENNLRQILYKDKQWEADYKRIRVMAIKHE from the coding sequence ATGACGAGAAGAAATCAGTGGGACGCACATTTATATGATCAGCATCATTCATTTGTTTCTGAGTATGGTCATGATCTAGTTAAGCTGTTGAATCCAACTTCTGGAGAGAGAATACTTGATGTTGGATGCGGTACAGGGGATTTAATGAATACACTTGTCGACTTTGGTGTTGATGGATTAGGTGTAGATCAATCAGAGACAATGGTAGTGAAGGCGAAAGAAAAGTATCCTGAATTGAGCTTTGAGGTTAAGGATGTTCTAGAGTTGGACTTCCAAGGAGAATTTGATGCTGTTTTTTCAAATGCTACCTTACATTGGGTTAAAGAACCAAAATTAGCATTAGAAAAAATGTATGAAAGTTTAAAGGTGGGAGGACGTTTTGTTGCGGAGTTTGGGGGAGCTGGTAATGTTGAGCTAATCTTAAATGAGTTTAGAAAGCAGTGTCAACAAGAAGGTTATTCTGTGACAAATGAATCTCTTCCCTGGTATTTTCCTACGATTGGTCAATATACCTCTTTAATGGAGGCTGTCGGTTTTCAGGTGACGTGTGCTGTGCATTTTAATCGACCTACAGTACTTGATGGAGAAGATGGGCTTAGAAATTGGCTACACATGTTTATGCCGAATTTCCTTCACTCACTGCCCGATGATGTGGAGATGAGGGTGCTAACCAATGTAGAAAATAACTTACGTCAGATTCTATATAAGGATAAGCAGTGGGAGGCAGATTACAAGCGTATTAGAGTAATGGCTATTAAGCATGAGTGA
- a CDS encoding EAL domain-containing protein, translated as MGTSSLLFIKELPIDVIKIDRNFIKNVPKDSFDTILLSGIFKVILDLNIDVVVEGIEQEEQVNYITSECSPRLQGYYFSRPLPISILLERYFKL; from the coding sequence GTGGGAACGTCCTCCCTTTTATTTATTAAAGAGTTACCAATAGATGTAATAAAGATTGATCGAAACTTTATTAAAAATGTACCAAAGGATTCTTTTGATACTATTCTGTTATCCGGAATTTTTAAAGTGATATTAGATTTAAATATAGATGTTGTTGTAGAGGGGATTGAACAGGAAGAACAGGTAAATTATATAACTTCAGAATGTAGTCCCAGATTACAAGGTTATTATTTTAGTCGTCCCTTACCAATCTCTATCCTTTTAGAAAGATACTTTAAACTATAA
- a CDS encoding SunI/YnzG family protein has translation MEILSSDVLEVTLDDTYGGKERNAIRTGTPNGATDRVVIKTKKRSFNLYTTNYISIKNKILS, from the coding sequence ATTGAAATCCTAAGCTCTGATGTCCTTGAAGTAACTCTTGATGATACATACGGTGGAAAAGAAAGAAACGCGATTAGAACAGGCACACCAAACGGGGCTACTGATAGAGTAGTAATTAAGACAAAAAAGAGATCCTTTAATTTATACACAACTAATTACATTTCTATAAAAAACAAAATACTTTCTTAA
- the purE gene encoding 5-(carboxyamino)imidazole ribonucleotide mutase, whose protein sequence is MDPIVGVIMGSTSDWGTMKFACDILDELSIPYEKKVVSAHRTPDYMFEYAENARNRGLKVIIAGAGGAAHLPGMVAAKTTLPVIGIPVQSKALNGLDSLLSIVQMPGGVPVATVAIGKAGATNAGLLAAEILSTNDQTLADKLDTRREELRLKVLESSDELE, encoded by the coding sequence ATGGATCCGATTGTTGGAGTCATAATGGGAAGTACCTCTGATTGGGGCACGATGAAATTTGCATGCGATATACTAGATGAGCTTAGTATTCCATATGAGAAAAAGGTGGTTTCTGCACACCGTACGCCGGATTATATGTTTGAATATGCTGAGAATGCTAGAAACAGAGGCTTGAAGGTTATTATTGCAGGTGCAGGTGGAGCAGCCCATTTACCAGGCATGGTTGCAGCAAAAACAACACTGCCTGTCATAGGTATTCCTGTTCAGTCAAAGGCTTTAAATGGTCTTGATTCATTATTATCAATCGTGCAAATGCCAGGAGGTGTTCCAGTTGCAACTGTTGCGATAGGTAAAGCTGGAGCAACAAATGCAGGGCTTTTAGCTGCTGAAATTCTCTCGACGAATGATCAAACACTTGCTGATAAGTTAGATACAAGAAGAGAAGAATTAAGATTAAAAGTTTTGGAAAGCAGTGATGAACTTGAATAA
- a CDS encoding GtrA family protein — protein MVEIIENYFNKSNTFIRYILVGVFNTIIGISIMFLLLELFRFSYGISTFIGNSIGATVSYFFNRNFTFKSNVENKKGIILFIFVILGSYLIAYPIGYHLLFERLFQTNVFGKELSILLSVCLYTIINYLGQRYVTFRR, from the coding sequence ATGGTGGAGATCATAGAGAATTACTTTAATAAATCAAATACATTTATTAGGTATATTCTTGTAGGAGTATTTAATACTATTATTGGAATTTCGATCATGTTTCTGCTATTAGAATTGTTTCGATTTTCGTATGGTATTTCAACATTTATCGGAAATAGCATTGGGGCAACAGTGAGTTATTTTTTTAATCGTAACTTTACATTTAAAAGTAATGTAGAAAATAAAAAAGGAATAATACTCTTTATTTTTGTTATTTTGGGTAGCTATTTGATAGCTTACCCTATTGGTTATCACCTGTTATTTGAGAGGTTATTTCAAACGAATGTATTCGGTAAAGAGTTATCAATATTACTTTCTGTATGCTTATATACAATAATAAATTATTTGGGGCAGAGGTATGTAACATTCCGTAGGTAG